Part of the Dioscorea cayenensis subsp. rotundata cultivar TDr96_F1 unplaced genomic scaffold, TDr96_F1_v2_PseudoChromosome.rev07_lg8_w22 25.fasta BLBR01000453.1, whole genome shotgun sequence genome is shown below.
TCAAAAAGGTGAAGACAACAATTTGGAAGCTAAAAGCTGAATGATAGTTAGATTAAGACACGTAAATATCGTATTTTCAAACCAAACATCTATTGAATTTCCTTCCTTTTTGGTGCATATATGACAGTTAAGTATGAACAACTTAACTTACCCATGAATTTCAGGAAGGATGTACTCCGCCCTGTACGCGATCCTCAAGTCTAATCCTGGAAATAAACTGACCGATGTTTTGTTTCTAAACTGGGAAATACCATCACCACCCAAACAAGTTGAAATCTTCCATTGCCATCCGGTCAAATTGTAATGGAAATTATGCCCTATGCCGACCTGCAGCATCACAAACATATGTACATCATTTACGAGTAATTTGGTTGTTCATTGTTTAAAGCATACAGTTTGATACATGCACAAtagatataaatgaaaaaaaaataaacattatagcaTGTAGTTTTTTTCCCCACTTTTGATACTTGCAAATTCATTTTTAACAATAAGTAATACTGAAGATCTTGGTAAATAAATCCCTCACATATATAAGTTTAAAGAGGGAGGGAGAACAATCTTGAAGGAGATGATGATTGTAAT
Proteins encoded:
- the LOC120254442 gene encoding uncharacterized protein LOC120254442; translation: KFICEPIEKDVRLLSKKIPITKYLNLQVGIGHNFHYNLTGWQWKISTCLGGDGISQFRNKTSVSLFPGLDLRIAYRAEYILPEIHGAVGTGELIFNMNYGKLHASIDRFEAIITHGS